In the genome of Corvus cornix cornix isolate S_Up_H32 chromosome 7, ASM73873v5, whole genome shotgun sequence, the window GTAGTCTCTATCCATTGGAAGAGATAACCCAAGGCAGCCTGGGCTCACTTCAGGCTGCCCTATCTGCGAAGACAGAGACAACTTCAAGAGATTCCACAGGGAGACATGGTGTGCTTAACTTAGAAGAGTAATTGTCATAAAACAAGGCTTTTAAGGAGGAACAagggtaaaaaggaaaaagtaatggATCTGAAAAGGCACCCTGAGAACAAAACATCCAGGAAACAAGATGGGTACTGCTGGAAACAAAGCTTGCTAGAGCAATCTCAAACAGGAGAGAGAGGAGTGCCAGAGCCCTGCCTCTCACTCTAGCAGTGCAAGATCCTGTGGATATGTGTGGCATTAGCACTGAGTTTTACATGGCAATCTTTTGCCAGTGTTTAGTGGCTAATTGCACCATCAATTTGCAGTCCCAATCAATCATCAGGAGATGACACTATGGTTGATGAAGCTCAAATGCATCATTTGTTTAACTGCATGCAAAACCCAAGCTCAAAAGATAGAAAAGGACAGATAATTTAGTTACTACTCTGGATATGAAAATGTCAGGCATAACTTGGTAATTTCATGCCATAAATCTCACTGATAGTCTGGTACATGATATTGCAAtagcatttatttaatattacatttaatattaaaattgaTTTAAGCTCGTCTACCCATTAATACAGTATGTGCCTGTCTCATTATTAGGGTGCAGTTCTTAATTTTCCCATAGCAGTATTTATATTTATCATCAGTTCTGTTTTGAATGCTGGTTAAGATTAAAATGACTGTGAATCTGTCATTACAAACAAATATTGCATAACCTAGGTATGGAAGCAGTAAACTTATTTATATCATTAGGTATTTATGTGATTTCAAGACTAAGTATTTATCCTGGATTTTTGTATTGGATGGGCTAGTGTTCAAGAACTAATGCTGTTAGTTTTTCTAGGTCACAGTGCAAAAGCAGGTCTTTGCAATCTACTAGATCTACATATATAAATGATCAAGCACCTTCTAAAAGAACTTCTCAAAGTGCGGGTAAGAAAAAGAATGCCAACCTTCTGAATAACTGAAGTGAACCTTCATTTTTATGGAATTCTTTAGGCAATGATTCATGGATATGACAGGCTATcacataaaaaagcaaaacaattttcagaGCTTACATGACTTTTAAAAGGCCAATGAGCAAAAACTGTTTCACTGAGATTTGAAATGATGCAGGTGCTCTAAGCAGAGATAGCAATAATCAAAGCTCCTGCAGTGTTTTTCATCTGTTGATATAAAGGTAGTTAGGCAGTAAAGTCTGTAGGTAGCAAAATTCTGTACAGATGTGAAAGTCATTAGCTATAAACCTAGATAATTTTTTCTTGGAAACACGAAAGCTTAAAGAGGCTGGGTTATGATTCAAGTCACATTGCTGATACAAAAAGATTAAGTAATTGCAAGTGTAATCAGTATTTTGAAGGGGGTAgcaatttttaaacatgaaaagcaCTAACATTAAAGCAAGCAAAGAAATTGGGGGTGGAGGCAAGTCCTCCATAAAAAAGCTAGCTTGCAGTGATTCACTGTGCCACATTAGGCAGAAGTACAGATCTCTGAATGTTGTCCTGGTAGGAAATATCTGATGATTGCTAAAATATTAAGTGCTGTGATTCTGCAAGCTGGCACCACCAAGGGGCCTGAACTGCTCTAATGATGATTACCTTTCCTCCCACCATTCTTAAAGCAGAATGGATGGCAGTTTCAGAttgaatatatattttccatCTGCTGAATAGTTGTTTTTGACATGCTGTTTGAGGTTAACTGTGCACGTACTAATCAAACCCACTACTTCCTTTCTcgtaaaaccaaaacaaagcttCATACTACTCTCAGGTACAGCATCTGGGATCAAAGCTATATATACACACTGGCTCTGTGTGGTTTCAAACATTTCGAAGATTCAGTATCCTGAAAGGTGTCACCTCTTTTCCAGTCCTGAGAGTTCCAGTTTGTCTTAAAGTCTGAAGGCATCAGACACCTTCAGCCCCTTCAGCATCTTTCCCAGAACAGGAATGCTCTCAATATTGGTCACCGTGGGCTTTCTctgcacagccactgccacTGCTGAAGGTGGGTAGATGAAGGAGTCAAGGTATCTGGAGGTGTCGacttgttttcagtttcatgtTCTTGCAGGAGACAGACTTGGTACAACAGGGAGAGGAAGGTGACATAGGACTGATGGGAGCAAGGTCTTGGGGCACTGCAAGGTGTCTGGAAAACCAGACACAGATTTCAGAGCAATACTACCTGTAGGGACACTGGGCAGCATTCAGAGTAGctcaggcaggaaaaaaagatcttgAAAAACTAGGCCTTGCAAGTGAAGTTGTGACAGCCGATAACATGGGTATAGAGGTTTGAATGGATGGAGAAATTCTGCTCTTTATCTGGAATTCTTGTGTGCAGAACTGAAGAACATAAGCCCTGCCTCAAAATGGACTGATATAAAATGagattgaaaaaataatactgaGTCTTCACAGCTTACTAGAGCAAAAGACAGTGCCTTCCCATCATGTGTCAGTATAGAATACAGAAGTTGCAAAAAGCTGTCAGTGGGGCTGTACATGGCACAGTAACTTCccctgaagattttttttggcAGTCTGTTTATCAGGCTTTGCTGCATGCTGCTATATTGGCTCGGGGTATATACTGTTGCTATACTGTGGCTTGGAAGTAGCTAGttaaaaataaggagaaaaaagatcAGAAACAAACATatgcaaacagattttctgttcagttttacCTTAATAGTTCTGTTCCATGTTCCATACAGGACGTCAACTTTTTTGTTCCTAAATGTAAACATGTTTATTTCTACCAGGCAGAAATTGTGGTTTAAAAGCctgattttaaatttcaaatttcagcCTTACCATCTATAGTctacttttttggtttttcttatGTATATTAAAAAGTTTGTGTTGAGGGAAACGGAAGCATGCAGGTCATTCATTGCTCAATTAAGTGGGCCAAGTAACCTACTATTTAAGCAACAAGTAATTGCTGAGATTTATAATATCATTTTTAGTAATCAAAGCATTTCTTGagctttttaaagaatattaatGCAGTGCTAACATGAATTGTGGTCTTGGAATCCTTTctttgaaagcagcttttctagGAATCCCCCATGGATAATAGGAGGTGGCAGGAGTCCCTTCCTACTGTGCAGGTTTGAAGCAAATGACTTGGGATCCTTTCTTGACAGTTCACTTACCATCACACTCTTTACTTCCTTACAGTAATGGAAGTGACTCAGCCAGCAATGGTTCTGGCCAACAGGCAAGGAGTTGCCAGCTTGGTGTGTAAATACAAGAACATTGGGAATGCAAAGGAAATTCGAGTGACTTTGCTTAAACAGACTGGTGATGGCTTCACAGAAATTTGCGCTTCATCGTACACCACGGAGTTTAAAACATTCTTTGTGGAAGAGATCATTCAGTGCCATGTTACCCCTGGCCAAAACAATGTGACCCTCACCCTGGCTGGTCTGCAAGCAAATGACACCGGGCTTTATGTTTGCAAGATGGAGCGGATGTACCCCCCACCCTATTTTATGAACAAGGGAAATGGGACACATCTCTATGTCATTGGTAAGCCAAGCAGGTTTACAGTACTGTGATATTTCCAAATTAAGGGAGTTGCTATTACCTCTCAAAGGTTTTCAGAGTTCTGTTTGTAAGAAGTGAGGGTAAATACTGGTTTGAGCACTAAAAATCTTGATTAGCTGTTATTTCTTTCAGGTCTCCCTGCACACACCCAAAGCAAGCATAGCCATAGCCATGCAGTGTATTTAGCAGCTTAGGGATTTTTGATGGCATAATCAACACCATCAGTGTTGATCATGTGTGTCTAGGCAGTTAGACACAGAAGTGCAAAACTAAAAGAGTAAGGTGTATATGCTCTTCTACAGATAAAGACTCTTTTCATTGGAGCTTGAGTGGGCAGTGACTCAGAGCTCAGTCCTGGTGGTATCCTGGGATAACACATGCTAGAGGAAAGCTGTGTAGAGGCTGATTTACAGACTCTAGGGCCATCCTTATGAGGCTCATGTGTGACATGACTTGTGTGGTATCATATGTTTTAGATCCAGAACCTTGTCCAGACACTGCCATATATCTCTGGGTATTAGGAGCTACTGcctcaggattttttctttacagtatcATCATCTCAGCTGTTCTTGCAGGCAAAGCGGTAAGTCCCATCAACTCAGCCTCCTTCTGCTAATAATATCCCTTTGTGTGATGaggacaaggagaaagaaatgagaacaggGAAGAACACTGGGAACAAACCCAGTGGGATGCTCCATTTTACTAGTGCAATGCTATTACAGTAATGCAAAATAAGAGAACTTGATGGAGCTGCCACTTATATTTGTTTATGACTCATTGATGTTGCCAGTGTACTAGAAAGCACTCAGCTTCCATCAGCTGGACTGAGCCTTGGCTTAGGTCTGGATGCTTAAAACCAGGCAAAGTCCTGGATGCTTCTGTGATTGAAGGCAACAGTCTTCATGTGTACTATGATTTCACAAATGATTCACACAAAATCCcaggatttgttttttccttttctcaccattcacctctgaaaagcaaatttaagCAGGCTTCTCCATGGATGGGGGAAGTGTAacttaaagcatttttaatttcacagcTAGAAATGTCTGCACAAAAGCATGCAAAATGTAAGCCTGCATTGCCTTTTTCCACAGGATCTGCAGTACTCATAGTCTGTTAGAAATGAAACTGAGCTTGAAACCAAACAATATCTCTGTCCCATATTTTTCAATCAGTCCTTGTCCCTAGAAGTTAAATGAAATTGTCTGGTGTGAACACTTCTAGCTTTGAACCAACACTGAACTCTGAAGCAGGAGCACCTTCAAAGTGCTAATGAATGGCAGgactgtttttttttaatatgaatatCCCTTGTACATCCTGATCCTCCCTGAAATGGTCTCAACAGATCTTCTataaagaggcagagaaaggtGTCTAGAATACATTCTACTCAGTAAAGGCAGAATATCCATCGGTGTCTCTAAAATGTGCTGGTCAATGATTATGCTGTGATcacttgtttattttactttcttcccGTATTTTACAGATAAAGAGAAGACGATGTCTCACTACAGGAGTCTATGTGAAAATGCCTTCTGAGAAGCTAGAGAAAAAAGTGATTCCATTCCACATCACCGTTAACTGTaacaaggaaagagagaaacCATTTCCTAGCTGGGATGGAGAGTCTGCTAACTCATTTcagttaaagaaataaaaataattgtctttttACAAAAGGTGTGCAGGAAGGTGAGAGAATAGCCTTTGTAACTTCTATGGTTTGGAGGAGAATAAATAgtatatgcatttgtatttgaaGATTAACCCTGTCACATAGAAATGGCTACATTAGGCCATTGACTTTTTTGAGATGTATTGTACcaatatgtaatatatatgtgtgtatagCATTAAGAGCTATTGCTGTTGCAGTTGAGCATCTTACTGTCAAATTTCATCATGCCTACTGATCAACTGAAATCCAAACACTATTATGACAGAGGCTTGTGTGTCATACAAGGGGGAAGGCTGACCCACAGGTCTGGGGGGCAGAGGTAGGAGAGCACACTAATGTACAAAGGAatgttaactttttttcctgcattggTATTTATTGGTTCCATTTCTGGCATTAGTGCTCTGCACTTCCACAGAGGTCTCCCCGTAGGCTGGCACTGATGACACTGCTGCTCTAGAAGACTGATCTTAGCTCTCTTCAGTGGCATTGTGTCCCAGAAGTGCTGTGATGGAGCTGACTGATGGTCTCTGAGCCAGTGCTGACAGTTTGGTTGGAGAAAAGGCTCCAGCAGGAGCCATCTTAGGCTGTGATGGGAGAAtgttccagctctgctggggccTTGTGTTTTATAAATGCTAAATTAGCATCTATCCAAAAGGCAGAAGTATGTTGCTGTGTTTAACGAAGTctattttccatgaaaatactGACAGTGTATAATCTTGTTTATTAGTTATGTACCATTCAATAAAAACCTTGAAGCTTTGCCCAAATTCAAGTTCATTTCTTGTTCACCTTTCTCAGAAGAAACAGGAAGTGGCTACATGTTAGAAAGCAGTGAAGACAACATGAACCTTTCCTCTCTGACCCTGTGTTTTGCCCTTCAGAGACATGAAGGGCTCATGCCAACACTTCTGTTCTCAGCTCTCCTCCTCAGCCGGCCACCATTACAATCTGTCAATTCTTCTATTTGTCTAGCTACAGCTGCTGTGATGTGCTTCAGAGACACTACCAATCAAGTTTTCACTTCCAGCAGAGTTACTTGCAGAAGGTAGCTGTAATGCCTTTGACAGCACCTCCTGTACatgtttaaacaaaaaacttGTCCTAGTTtcaaatcctgttttctttgcacCACTTTGACACTCTCACTCACTAAATGCTAGtcaacacacagagctgctgaagcttAAAACAATTTCAGCATTCTCAGCTACTATCTATTAATATGACTCTTTGTTATCAAAATTTCACCTTGCAACACTGGCAGCATGTGTCTCTGTTTCACAGCTGTGAAGCCAAACCCCAGAGCTCTTTATTCCATGTTcttgcagtggcagcagctcccagaacaCCAAATCTCATAGCTCTTCTAGGCTGCTTTCCCTCTCTTGCCCATTTATCTGGCACCACTCCAACTGTGCAAAGACACATTCTCATTCTCAATTTGCCAGTGTTTGCAGGTGCTAACTGCTCTCTCAGTGTTGATATACAAGTGTGCTGCATTAAGTAAAAGCAGCCTCTGATGACATATCCTTTTTTTGAAGGTATTTTAGTATTCTGACATTAGTCAGGTacttttccataatttttcaCTACCCAGTGTTTTAGGGataaaaaatgataaaagatCACATATCTGTTGTCACTGCATGAATAATTACCCAGGGCAATTTTTTCCACCACTGCAAGAAGTGAATCATATGTCTGACTCCTAATCAGGAAtcaattgtttctttttccttttcttggcaATTCCTCTTAAGCAATCTAAAAGCAGTTCAAGTACATTATTTTCTAAGTTTATCTTTCCTGGGTGAAGAGATGTTTTGGATCTGTATCCACAACCTCATGATATCTGGCCACAGCTGGCAGTGAATCTGTATCACCATAGAGCCTGTGTATATTCCAATTCACCTCCATTTCTGGCCACTAAGTTGACCATAACTAGGCCTTCTACATCCACATGGACAATTTCCTCTTGGTACACCCACATTTCCTTGAGACATTCAGCCTGTAACCACCAGTGAAGAATTCTGCCATAAATAAGCAACAGGTTACTAAAATAGCTGAATAGTGAAGGTTATGggagaacagaacagaaacaatAATCTCACATATGGTAATCGCAATATTTTGTATTCGCCTCCTGCACTTAAATAATTCTTGGCATGATGTTGATTAATTATCTTATTAGAAATTACTTTGCCCAAATTCTCTGTCTGTTCTGAACTGCTCTTCATCCTCAGTGGTTACTTTTTCCAACCTTCTCTTGTTTCTGCAgtgcttaattttctttggctttcctTACCACTGTAGGAGCCTTTTCTGATCTAAATGTTATATAATGCTTTATGAGTTTTTGCTCTAAGCCAGGTTCCCCTTTTGAACTTTCTGGCAGCGTAGTATGTGCACTCGAATCAGCAGATGTAGCAGTGAAGACCAAAGTGAGATTTCAGTTTAGATTTTATTGACAATTATATTCTCATCATTTATATGTGGCACTACAGAGATAAGTGGAGGCTATGTACTCGCAGAGATGATATTTATACCTACCTCCATATGGTCCATATAGCAGCTAGTTCTGATGAGGACAGAGCTCAGACCTCAGGGAATTTCCATTGTCCTGTGATGCCCTCCAGAACCTCGAGGTCTATGCTTTTCCCTCATACTTGGAGAGCATCTTTCACTAGCAGCACCCCAAAAAATTTTACATATACAAGTCAAGTATAGTGTTCTGTCAGATCACAGCAGTACCAAAATGAAAGGTGCAAACGCTAGGTCAGTGTACATCCCAGAAAATGCAATAGAGGAAATTGTGCCTCTTTCTGGGAAGAATGTGCAAAGCAAAAGTGAAAGGATTTGGTCTCAGAACTCTGCTCATTAGAATGGGGAGTTTTAAAACACAACCAAGTATCATACCTGGACAGCCAAATTATGAGACCATACTGCTTGGTGAGGAAGAGTCAGGAAGAGTCTCTTTTGATGTGCTCTTCACCCCTTTAGAAGATCTGTCAGCCTGTTTGTGAAAAAGAGAGTGTGAGTTTCTGGCTGGATGAGTGGGAATTCACAGGTATACTTGTCTGCATCAAAGACGATGGCATATGCATACACCACTCCCAGCCCTCAATATTCTACTTTCATTTTCATCCACTTCTTTAtctgaactatttttttccttgtaattttCAATTATCAGAGTCCTATCTGATACAGAAAAACATAGGGCAGAAGTTTCCCACACAGCTACTCTATGAGTAGGCAATGAGTAGTCTATCATTTTAGGATTACAGATTCCCCACTCTTGGAA includes:
- the CTLA4 gene encoding cytotoxic T-lymphocyte protein 4, translating into MLSILVTVGFLCTATATAEVMEVTQPAMVLANRQGVASLVCKYKNIGNAKEIRVTLLKQTGDGFTEICASSYTTEFKTFFVEEIIQCHVTPGQNNVTLTLAGLQANDTGLYVCKMERMYPPPYFMNKGNGTHLYVIDPEPCPDTAIYLWVLGATASGFFLYSIIISAVLAGKAIKRRRCLTTGVYVKMPSEKLEKKVIPFHITVNCNKEREKPFPSWDGESANSFQLKK